A region from the Lolium perenne isolate Kyuss_39 chromosome 4, Kyuss_2.0, whole genome shotgun sequence genome encodes:
- the LOC127348288 gene encoding uncharacterized protein, with translation MRGGSHIQGSIPISLHLQKEEVRTGAKPNVFAVLKKMKQRKTPDPETGSLWVNPQSETQCTAYVSKFKQKHGEDANPEAEDFDPEVAVLAGEGLKHGRLWFGDGCVDPARVPSLRQIRRGRKSGQPEVEPRPRASDLAVERLREEMAAKEQAAQEQRAQMEQQILQYQQQQTQMMQQMQQQQQMMQQQQAQMSWLMSQTALSSPPGSIPAPPPYSMPWMPPPPTQSPGTPLTVNNLNIIRSMNRDYMSQGNDDEAGGSGGGQG, from the exons atgcgaggtggatcgcatatccaaggcagcatccccatctctcttcacctgcagaaggag gaagtcaggacaggagcgaagcctaacgtctttgccgtgctaaagaagatgaagcaaaggaagacgcctgatcctgagacggggtccttgtgggttaacccgcaatccgagacccagtgcacggcgtatgtctccaagttcaagcagaagcacggcgaggacgccaatccagaggccgaggactttgaccctgaggtcgcggtgcttgcgggagaaggcttgaagcatggccgcctatggtttggtgacgggtgcgtcgacccagcgagggttccctctctccgccagatccgtcgtggtcgtaagagcggccagcctgaggtagagccccggccacgggcttcggatctagctgtcgagcggttacgg gaggagatggcagcgaaggagcaggcggcccaggagcaaagggcgcagatggagcagcagattctgcagtaccagcagcagcagacacagatgatgcagcagatgcaacagcagcagcagatgatgcagcagcagcaggcacagatgagctggctcatgagccagacggctctgtcttctccaccggggagtattcctgctcctccaccttactccatgccgtggatgccgccaccgcccactcagagCCCGGGGACACCTCTCACCGTGAACAACttgaacatcatccggagcatgaaccgcg attatatgtcacaaggaaatgacgatgaggccggcggaagcggaggaggacaaggttga